The following proteins come from a genomic window of Salvia hispanica cultivar TCC Black 2014 chromosome 4, UniMelb_Shisp_WGS_1.0, whole genome shotgun sequence:
- the LOC125185577 gene encoding transcription initiation factor TFIID subunit 15 isoform X2, whose amino-acid sequence MANYLGKGAPTNGSVYVCNLPFGTDETMLAEHFGTIGLLKKDKRTGRPKIWLYHDKVTNEPKGDATVTYEDPHAALAAVEWFNNKDFHGATIGVFMAESKNKDDAVNHVDDQTIVNDVNDLEEGSLDPNDGSGRGRGRGDAGGKPWQQDGDWLCTNTSCGNVNFAFRGVCNRCGTARPAGASGGGAAGGGRGRGRGSSDAGPGRAVGAAGGGLFGPNDWSCPMCGNINWAKRTKCNICNTNKPGTNEGGVRGGRGGGYKELDEEEIEETKRRRRAAEEDDGEMYDEFGNLKKKFRAKTQAETTQAVPGVGRAGWEVEEIGDKDKRERSKDRGRDRDDRERDRYRSRDYDRHRERDRGYEYDRDRDYGRERERDRDRGRYR is encoded by the exons ATGGCAAACTATTTGGGGAAAGGGGCGCCGACGAACGGGTCTGTGTATGTCTGCAACTTACCTTTTGGTACTGATGAGACAATGTTGGCCGAGCACTTCGGCACCATTGGCTTGCTAAAG AAGGACAAACGAACAGGCCGTCCAAAGATATGGCTATACCATGATAAAGTGACAAACGAGCCCAAAGGAGATGCCACAGTCACTTATGAGGATCCTCATGCTGCACTGGCTGCTGTTGAATGGTTTAACAACAAAGATTTTCATGGAGCCACAATTGGAGTCTTTATGGCAGAGTCAAAGAATAAGGACGACGCCGTGAATCATGTCGATGACCAAACTATTGTTAACGATGTCAATGATTTGGAGGAAGGATCCTTGGATCCGAATGATGGGAGCGGAAGAGGTAGAGGGCGAGGGGATGCTGGGGGGAAGCCATGGCAACAAGATGGAGATTGGTTGTGCACGAATACAAG TTGTGGCAATGTGAACTTTGCATTTCGAGGTGTGTGCAACCGCTGTGGAACTGCACGCCCTGCGGGAGCCTCTGGTGGAGGAGCAGCAGGTGGTGGTCGAGGAAGGGGTCGTGGTAGTAGTGATGCAGGACCTGGCCGTGCAGTTGGCGCTGCTGGAGGCGGCCTTTTTGGTCCAAATGATTGGTCTTGTCCAAT GTGTGGAAATATTAATTGGGCAAAACGCACAAAATGTAATATCTGCAATACCAATAAACCTGGAACTAACGAGGGTGGTGTGAG AGGGGGACGTGGTGGAGGGTACAAAGAGCTGGATGAAGAAGAGatagaagaaacaaaaaggCGCCGACGAGCAGCTGAAGAA GATGATGGTGAAATGTATGATGAGTTTGGCAATCTTAAGAAAAAGTTCCGTGCAAAAACACAAGCTGAAACAACTCAGGCTGTTCCTGGAGTTGGCCGCGCAGGATGGGAGGTTGAGGAAATAG GTGACAAggataagagagagagaagcaaGGATAGAGGAAGAGATCGTGATGATAGGGAGAGGGACAGGTATAGGAGTCGAGATTATGATAGGCACAGGGAGAGAGATCGAGGTTACGAGTATGATCGGGACCGAGACTATGGGCGGGAACGAGAGCGTGATAGAGACCGTGGTAGGTACCGTTGA
- the LOC125185577 gene encoding transcription initiation factor TFIID subunit 15 isoform X1 — translation MANYLGKGAPTNGSVYVCNLPFGTDETMLAEHFGTIGLLKKDKRTGRPKIWLYHDKVTNEPKGDATVTYEDPHAALAAVEWFNNKDFHGATIGVFMAESKNKDDAVNHVDDQTIVNDVNDLEEGSLDPNDGSGRGRGRGDAGGKPWQQDGDWLCTNTSCGNVNFAFRGVCNRCGTARPAGASGGGAAGGGRGRGRGSSDAGPGRAVGAAGGGLFGPNDWSCPMCGNINWAKRTKCNICNTNKPGTNEGGVRGGRGGGYKELDEEEIEETKRRRRAAEEDDGEMYDEFGNLKKKFRAKTQAETTQAVPGVGRAGWEVEEIAGDKDKRERSKDRGRDRDDRERDRYRSRDYDRHRERDRGYEYDRDRDYGRERERDRDRGRYR, via the exons ATGGCAAACTATTTGGGGAAAGGGGCGCCGACGAACGGGTCTGTGTATGTCTGCAACTTACCTTTTGGTACTGATGAGACAATGTTGGCCGAGCACTTCGGCACCATTGGCTTGCTAAAG AAGGACAAACGAACAGGCCGTCCAAAGATATGGCTATACCATGATAAAGTGACAAACGAGCCCAAAGGAGATGCCACAGTCACTTATGAGGATCCTCATGCTGCACTGGCTGCTGTTGAATGGTTTAACAACAAAGATTTTCATGGAGCCACAATTGGAGTCTTTATGGCAGAGTCAAAGAATAAGGACGACGCCGTGAATCATGTCGATGACCAAACTATTGTTAACGATGTCAATGATTTGGAGGAAGGATCCTTGGATCCGAATGATGGGAGCGGAAGAGGTAGAGGGCGAGGGGATGCTGGGGGGAAGCCATGGCAACAAGATGGAGATTGGTTGTGCACGAATACAAG TTGTGGCAATGTGAACTTTGCATTTCGAGGTGTGTGCAACCGCTGTGGAACTGCACGCCCTGCGGGAGCCTCTGGTGGAGGAGCAGCAGGTGGTGGTCGAGGAAGGGGTCGTGGTAGTAGTGATGCAGGACCTGGCCGTGCAGTTGGCGCTGCTGGAGGCGGCCTTTTTGGTCCAAATGATTGGTCTTGTCCAAT GTGTGGAAATATTAATTGGGCAAAACGCACAAAATGTAATATCTGCAATACCAATAAACCTGGAACTAACGAGGGTGGTGTGAG AGGGGGACGTGGTGGAGGGTACAAAGAGCTGGATGAAGAAGAGatagaagaaacaaaaaggCGCCGACGAGCAGCTGAAGAA GATGATGGTGAAATGTATGATGAGTTTGGCAATCTTAAGAAAAAGTTCCGTGCAAAAACACAAGCTGAAACAACTCAGGCTGTTCCTGGAGTTGGCCGCGCAGGATGGGAGGTTGAGGAAATAG CAGGTGACAAggataagagagagagaagcaaGGATAGAGGAAGAGATCGTGATGATAGGGAGAGGGACAGGTATAGGAGTCGAGATTATGATAGGCACAGGGAGAGAGATCGAGGTTACGAGTATGATCGGGACCGAGACTATGGGCGGGAACGAGAGCGTGATAGAGACCGTGGTAGGTACCGTTGA